A region of the Conger conger chromosome 6, fConCon1.1, whole genome shotgun sequence genome:
ATTAGGTCTCatgcattgaattattttagttttttttccttgtttttttttttttttgtagatggTTCCAAGAAGTCGACTCTCAGCAGCTAACCGGAGAGGAGTGTTTTAGATAGGCTATGTATCGTTTTAACACCGACCAGCCATCGTAGGACTCGGGCTATCAACTGTTTGGACACAAGCAAACATAATTTGATCACTATTGATAGCGGGCTAACGTTAACAATGTCGGGTACAAATATTTTGAAGACGATGAAGTCTTTCTTCAAGAAGGAGCCAGAGGACTGGGATCTGAGTGATACGGCGGCATTTGATTTCTCTGAAGAACTGCCTGAGGATGATGTCCCCAAATTTAACCGGCTGAAAGTTGTGGTGTCTGGAGAAATGGACGATTATTCAGGAGGTGCTCAAGCAAATGGAGCACCTGCTACCGCAGTTGTAGATGATGACGACTCGCTGTTGGGCTCCTCTTCCAGTCTCGGTAGCCCCAGGGTAAACGTGGACAGCTGTGAGCGATGCAAGAAGAAAAAGGAACACACAAAACGAATCAAAGTGATGAAAAGGCTCGGTTGGGCTgctgttttgtattttctttttatgataGGAGAACTTGTTGGTAAGAGTTTGTATTGATATTATCATATGTAAGATTGTGGGAAGCTACACAATAAGCCGCAATAAGCGCAACACTTAGCCTACCGTAACTTCACATAGCCTACACCCATTAACTGCGGCCATACAGTTTCTGCTTAGCACATGTACTATATTTTGATACAGAATATGTAATGTGTCTTGTATCTCAATGATGTGAACTAATTTTTAACAATTCGCCTCAAGGTGGTTATGTCGCTAATAGCCTAGCGATTATGACTGATGCGCTTCACATGCTAACGGATCTCATCGGTATTATTGTGTCCTTGCTTGCGCTGTGGCTGTCTTCAAAACCTCCGACAAAAAGATTCACCTTTGGATTGCATCGTCTCGGTAGGTTGTATTGCCCCTTTCATTCTCCCTTTCTGACGTTATGCAGTAATGGTTCTGTTGAAAGTGACTAAAGGGGTTTTCTACAGAAACTTCCCTCTTTTATGAAACATTCCAGCAATTCGGTGCCacatttaaccctttgatgAGTAAGGTCACAAAATATGTGACCACCACTGgtaaatgaaagcaatgcaTTTTACTTGAAACTtttggaagaaagaaaaaaaaaaacattccaaaaaaacgtACTGGATCAATTACAGGTAAAAGTTAAGAAGGGAAAAAAGCATGGCTCGGTAGGATTTTGATGGCCATTAAAAATGATACTTGTAGGTTTTTTGACAGTTCTGGATACGCTTtacttttaaatgaatgtgtggcTGAATTAGTGTGTGGATCCGTTCTTGAGCCAGAAAACCTTCATGGAGCAGTTTCTCATGTTTAGATGGCAATCTTTCATTAACAGGTTGTAGCCTCAATAGCAGGAAGGTCAGTAAGTATGAATAAACGATCGGCTCTTGGGCTCGTTTTGTCTGATCTCTTCCCTGTGTCTATTCCCAGAGGTGATTTCAGCTGCCATCAGTGTCCTTCTGATTTACATACTGACTGGAGTGCTCTTGAATGAGGCCGTTCAGAGAACCGTTCACCTGGATTTTGACATTAATGGCGATGTCATGCTTATAACCGCTGCAGTTGGCGTCGCAGTAAACCTAATGTGAGTCTCATTTGTATGCAGTTTAAGGAAAGTGAGTTCCAAAGTCTTTGTTTCATTCTCCAATTGAGAGTATCCACCGAACATAATCATATTTGGTGACGGCTTATGTAGTGAAAGTCTAAAGTGGAatgttatattataatataatgcGTATATAATTCGTAATTCACCTTGCTTAACTGTCAAAGGTTACATGGTAAGCGTTTTCAAGTTCTAAGTCGCATTCTTTCCAGTGTTGCTATTGTGCCAAGACTGTGAACTCAACTGACCTATTGTTAAGACTActggaaaatattatttattgtttaagaATGACAGAGTTTAGAAAATGGATGTTTGGTAATGCTTTAATTTAGAGCCTGTTAATTATCCAGTACTTTTGGTAAGATAACTTTTGGTTTGGTAtaggtaactattttgatttcggAGTGTAATTACGAttaaacaggctgtaaaatatatttacctAGCACTTACATtatggtacttactgactttgtttcatagtacttaccactgaatCAAAGTAGTTGCCTATTAATTACTCCAGTAGCCGGTCAGTAAAATGGTGTTACcggctgttttctttttttctttttggtttttgtgtgtatgtatatatgtatatatatatacattttttcttcttctttatgtGCAGAATGGGCTTCCTTCTGAACCAGTCAGGACACCTACACTCCCACTCGCACGGTCATTCCCACTCGCACGGTCAttcccagtcccagtcccagtcccagtcccagtcccagtcccactcccactcccactcccactcccactcccactcccagtcccactcccactcccactcccactcccacggCCATGGTCACGGCGCTCCTCCGGAAGGTCACAGTGACCAGAACAAGGAAGCACAAGGAAGCTTGGCGGTCCGAGCTGCCTTCATCCATGCTCTGGGAGATCTTGTGCAGAGCGTTGGGGTGCTCATAGCAGCTTACATCGTCCGCTTCAAGGTATATtaactgtggctgtgtgtcctATTAACCTTTGCTGCACTGACCCAGTGAGCAAAAGCAGGAATAGTCTGGAGGGGAGCAAATATGGACtgagagacgttttgacatAAACTATGACATACTATGACATTTGACATAGACTAATTTATCCTGGGTTTCACCTGGATTTAGCCTGCGTACAGCCTTGTCAGCgagaaacctttcacttttcaatCAAATATAGCTGGGTTTTTCACCTGGCTAGATATGTTggttcaggtgaaaacctggTATTTGGTTGATGAGTGAAAGGTTTCTTGCTGACTAGGACCCAGGCTATATCCAGGTGAAACCAGAGCTAAATTGGTCTGTTtgtcaaaacatctctcaaTCCAAGATTTCCACCCCCTAGACATCTGTATTCTGGTTTTTGCTCACTGGGGAGCCTTCCATCTTGCATGATCCTCTCATGGATTTCAGCAGCAGTAAAGCTCCCACATCAGAATGTCAGATTTCATCACTCTAAAAAAATGTAGAGCCATGCTTCAGGGCAACAACAAGACTAGCTTGTctatctacaagtaaattagcTAGCTTGTTTAACGACAATTAAGAACAATGGACGTAGGCATGTGCAGGACACTCATTTATAATTTGCGGCCCATTTTGATTACAGGTTAGCAGCTTTCTGAACGTGATGCTGATTTTCATGACTGCTATCATTAGTTCAGATATACTGGCATTCTGTACATGGTGTACTGAAATACTAGCAGCATGTATGAAATCTAgtattacaaatatttgcaactaatttctttcatttcttttagAGAGCATTAATTACAAGTGAGTAACAAGGCTCATAATTGGTGCATTTTAAGTACTTAGGCAGTTTACTCGCATTATTGTTTTGTGAAAAAGAATTGACTTAATTCCTGCATTCATTGTTGATTCAAAGACGGTGTTTGATTCAATCCTCATTACCATACCCAGGGTGGGGACGCTATCAAGTTTCTTTACAGCTTTACTGTTCTAGTTTCAATTTCCTTTGTGCTCTTGGTTTAGATCGAGGGTAAGCTGCTCCGAGAAGTAATTGCATATAAAACTTTGCTTTCACAGCCCGAATACAAGATAGCCGACCCTATATGCACATATATCTTCTCCATCCTGGTGCTTTTCACAACCGTGAGAATCGTAAGGGACACGGGAATCATTTTCCTTGAAGGTATGTTGTTCTCCTAGTGTGAATGGTGTTCCTTCCTTTGTATTCATAATTGTGCTGTAAGTAAGAAACCAAACATAACAACATGTAAGACATGAATGtctgtggggcggcctgtagcgtagtggttaaggtgcatgactgggacccgcaaggtggttctaatcccggtgtagccacaataagatccgcacagccgttgggcccttgagcaaggcccttagcccaaggcattgctgcaggggaggattgtctcctacttagtctcatcaactgtacgtcgctctggataagagcgtctgctaagtgccattaatgtaatgtaatgtactaatACTTGGACTTTCCAGAAAACAGATCTTTTTTTAGTGAACAGTCCGATGTGCTTTTTTTAATGCTAAAAAGCACTGAAAGTGGTAATTTTCTCTAACCAGGGGTTCCACGGCACTTGGATCTGACCACAATCAGAGAAGACCTGTTGAAACTGGAAGACGTGAATGCTGTTGAGGAACTGAATGTGTGGGCTTTGACAACGGACAAGACTGCTGCTCTGGTGCACTTACAGcttggtgagtgtgtttcttttttttgtgttgacGGTTTTCAGTTTCTATCTTACGCGTGGTCAGAAGATTAAATCTGGTCACCGCCAAGACACCGCCTTCTGCGAGGCCTAAAGAGTGATGGTCTGAACCTCCATCAAATGACCAGAAAGcattcagttcagaccagcagtAATGATTTATTCATGACTAATTCATGAGCTGAGCAGAAGAGTTTTAAAGATCAAGTCCATATTCAGTTGTTGGCTTCCTGTTAGGATATCAATGGAGAGATTCActattgttttgtgtgttgagCTGGAATATCCTGCTATGTTCCTCATCTTGCTTCCTATTAaaaatcattgtgtgtgtgtgtgtgtgtgtgtgtgtgtgtgtgtgtgtgtgcgcagaacCATCCAGTGGCAGTCGATGGGAGGAAGTTCAAGCCAGGGCTCGGCACCTGCTGCAGGACACACATGGGATCTACAAGTGCACCGTCCAGATGCAGTGCTACACACAGAGGTCCCCCAACATATGCAGAAACTGCGCACTTCACTCCACCGCCTGAAAACAAGCCTTCCTCTCAAGAGCAGCCATCTCTTCCTTCTCAGCAGCGCAGCTGGTGCATTAACCAACGCTGATGTGTAGACCAAGTTGTCTTCTTAACACGCTGGTACTAAGCCGGATAAATATCATatgcaatgacaacaaaaaatTCTACTGAGAAGATTACCAAAGGACATTAAACTGGTTTGCTTTGACAAATACACGTGTTAAATAAAGTATTTGTTGGGAGATGGCCCCACGGCTAGTATTttaacctgcacacacagcctttttttgttgtttggaaaaagaaaaaaagaaaaaaaacatttatttttattttttgataaatATCTTTGCTACACCCTGGACGTGTACTGTATAACCTATGTTAacaatctgtttttgttttactttttttgttgcttttcaaTTACTGCAGACTAGGACTAATACATCCGGTCATACTAAAAGGTCCAGTCTTACTGTCTTTCCCTATCTGCATACTttgatcttttttgtttttatccttaAATTTGATTCCATTTGGTAATGGGT
Encoded here:
- the slc30a4 gene encoding zinc transporter 4, which produces MSGTNILKTMKSFFKKEPEDWDLSDTAAFDFSEELPEDDVPKFNRLKVVVSGEMDDYSGGAQANGAPATAVVDDDDSLLGSSSSLGSPRVNVDSCERCKKKKEHTKRIKVMKRLGWAAVLYFLFMIGELVGGYVANSLAIMTDALHMLTDLIGIIVSLLALWLSSKPPTKRFTFGLHRLEVISAAISVLLIYILTGVLLNEAVQRTVHLDFDINGDVMLITAAVGVAVNLIMGFLLNQSGHLHSHSHGHSHSHGHSQSQSQSQSQSQSHSHSHSHSHSHSQSHSHSHSHSHGHGHGAPPEGHSDQNKEAQGSLAVRAAFIHALGDLVQSVGVLIAAYIVRFKPEYKIADPICTYIFSILVLFTTVRIVRDTGIIFLEGVPRHLDLTTIREDLLKLEDVNAVEELNVWALTTDKTAALVHLQLEPSSGSRWEEVQARARHLLQDTHGIYKCTVQMQCYTQRSPNICRNCALHSTA